One Periophthalmus magnuspinnatus isolate fPerMag1 chromosome 15, fPerMag1.2.pri, whole genome shotgun sequence genomic window carries:
- the LOC117382361 gene encoding fibulin-7, which produces MTVSPLSLYLPLLCLTAVLSSDAAVQSCMDKHQVVGVLRQMEKFLKGQEVRFTEGLRIMKSKLATLQNSVSKMPQADQSAAPTACPSLEAPVHGTKFGSKYFVGHEVHFTCAQGYQLVGPTTRVCQENGSWTGIATVCKDMSVCASNPCKNGGTCVMGVNQYKCTCPQKWSGPHCQHPTQTAPPEWSVVNDPAFSRKPRCAQVNRAQHCSCDAGFHMSGTSDNSICQDVNECEVYRLDQGGKLCVHECVNVPGSYHCSCPSGYRLLPDGRSCEDVDECLSQKHNCTNGTTCINTGGGFQCVSPECPRSHGHVHYVKTSPFQCERNPCPMDSHSCQLAPKTVSFHYLSLSSNLPTPATLFRMATATAPGRTGPDSLRFGIVGGNSRGMFVMQRSDRQTGELILVQQLQGPQEISIDVDMSEYSDRIFQAKHVAKVHILVSPYNF; this is translated from the exons ATGACAGTGTCTCCCCTGTCCCTCTATTTACCTCTGCTGTGTTTGACAGCTGTCCTCTCCAGTGATGCTGCTGTTCAG AGCTGTATGGACAAGCACCAAGTGGTCGGTGTGCTCCGTCAGATGGAGAAGTTCCTGAAAGGCCAGGAGGTCCGGTTCACTGAGGGTCTGCGGATCATGAAGTCAAAGCTGGCCACTCTTCAAAACTCTGTCTCCAAAATGCCACAAGCTGACCAATCTGCAG CTCCCACCGCCTGCCCCTCACTGGAAGCCCCCGTGCACGGAACAAAGTTTGGCTCAAAGTATTTTGTGGGACATGAAGTACATTTCACATGTGCCCAGGGCTACCAGCTTGTTGGCCCGACCACGCGAGTCTGTCAGGAGAATGGTAGCTGGACAGGCATTGCTACTGTCTGTAAAG acatgagtgtgtgtgccAGTAACCCCTGTAAGAATGGAGGCACATGTGTGATGGGAGTGAACCAGTACAAGTGCACCTGTCCTCAGAAGTGGAGTGGCCCTCACTGCCAGCACCCAACACAGACAG CCCCTCCTGAGTGGAGTGTTGTGAATGATCCAGCATTCAGTCGTAAACCGCGCTGTGCTCAGGTGAACCGGGCCCAGCACTGCAGCTGTGACGCAGGGTTTCACATGAGCGGCACCTCTGACAACAGCATCTGCCAGG ATGTAAACGAGTGTGAGGTTTATCGGCTGGATCAAGGAGGAAAGCTATGTGTccatgaatgtgtgaatgtccCGGGTTCTTACCACTGCTCCTGCCCCAGCGGCTACAGGCTGCTCCCAGATGGGCGGAGCTGTGAGG ATGTGGACGAGTGCTTGAGCCAGAAGCACAACTGTACCAATGGGACGACCTGtatcaacacaggaggagggtTCCAGTGCGTCAGTCCGGAATGTCCCCGGTCACATGGACATGTCCATTATGTCAAGACATCACCTTT TCAGTGTGAGAGGAATCCCTGCCCCATGGACAGTCACAGCTGTCAGCTCGCTCCAAAGACAGTGTCCTTCCATTACCTGTCCCTGTCATCCAACCTGCCGACTCCTGCAACTCTGTTTAGGATGGCCACAGCCACTGCGCCGGGGCGCACGGGGCCGGACAGCCTGCGCTTTGGGATCGTTGGGGGTAACTCCagaggcatgtttgtgatgcaGCGCTCAGACAGACAGACCGGAGAGCTGATCCTGGTGCAGCAGC